One genomic window of Gemmatimonadaceae bacterium includes the following:
- the mnmG gene encoding tRNA uridine-5-carboxymethylaminomethyl(34) synthesis enzyme MnmG, producing the protein MPGRPHSQSVEAHFDVLVVGAGHAGTEAAVAAARLGARVGLVTSALETIGQMSCNPAIGGVAKGTVVREVDALGGIMGRATDMATLQFRMLNRSKGPAVWAPRAQCDRGLYRRAVRTLIEQHQTLHTIQGTVARLMMSEGSRVTGIETIEGRRFTAKSVVITTGTFLRGRIHIGTTTNLAGGRAGESSTTHLAEQLEEAGLTVARFKTGTPPRIDGRSVSYSALERQDSEIDQFDYSWSHFHNEPRRNGTTTRHPEQMPCWIAHIDRQAKQIIEDNINLSAMYGGAIASRGPRYCPSVEDKVVKFPNAERHQLFLEPEGHDTSELYVNGLSTSLPAPVQLEIMRTVPGLEDVRMNRAGYAIEYDYYPPTQLDATLQVKSIDGLYFAGQINGTTGYEEAAGQGVVAGLNAGLSALERDPIVFGRETSYIGVLVDDLVTCGVDEPYRLFTSRSEFRLTVRQDNALGRLGHFGIELGLYSLKERETIDHRLDEERLIRELAEQTTISPSQAAPLLASAGSAALDQPVRIVELARRPGVALKDLLDAAAVSNDFSAEAILTADLEIRYQGYFEREREQAERMKQMGGFPLSSDLAYDGMKSLSFEARQKLATVQPRTLAQAARIPGVSPSDIQNLVIEVERGRRKPATV; encoded by the coding sequence ATGCCAGGCAGACCACACTCACAGTCGGTTGAAGCTCACTTCGACGTCCTCGTAGTCGGCGCAGGACACGCCGGCACCGAAGCCGCCGTCGCCGCCGCCAGACTCGGCGCACGCGTAGGCCTGGTCACCAGCGCGCTCGAAACCATCGGCCAGATGTCCTGCAACCCGGCCATCGGCGGAGTCGCCAAGGGCACGGTCGTCCGCGAAGTCGACGCACTCGGCGGAATCATGGGCCGCGCAACAGACATGGCCACGCTCCAATTCCGCATGCTCAACCGCAGCAAAGGGCCCGCAGTGTGGGCACCCCGCGCGCAGTGCGATCGCGGACTCTATCGCAGAGCGGTACGCACGCTCATCGAACAGCATCAGACGCTGCACACCATCCAGGGCACCGTCGCACGGCTCATGATGTCCGAAGGATCTCGGGTTACCGGCATCGAAACCATCGAGGGACGGCGCTTCACCGCAAAGTCAGTCGTGATCACCACCGGCACCTTTCTCCGCGGCCGCATCCATATCGGCACCACGACCAATCTCGCCGGCGGCCGTGCCGGCGAATCATCGACGACCCATCTCGCCGAGCAGTTGGAAGAAGCGGGACTGACGGTGGCGCGGTTCAAGACCGGAACACCACCGCGCATCGATGGCCGCTCAGTGAGCTACTCAGCGCTCGAACGCCAGGACAGCGAGATCGACCAGTTCGATTACTCATGGTCGCATTTCCACAACGAACCGCGCCGGAATGGCACGACGACTCGCCATCCGGAACAGATGCCATGCTGGATTGCCCATATCGACAGGCAAGCGAAGCAGATCATCGAGGACAACATCAACCTTTCGGCGATGTACGGCGGCGCGATCGCGTCGCGCGGCCCTCGCTACTGCCCCTCGGTCGAAGACAAGGTGGTCAAGTTTCCAAACGCCGAGCGTCACCAGCTCTTCCTCGAGCCGGAAGGTCACGACACCTCCGAGCTATACGTGAACGGACTGTCGACATCACTGCCCGCTCCCGTCCAACTCGAGATCATGCGCACGGTGCCGGGCCTCGAAGACGTTCGCATGAACCGCGCTGGTTACGCAATCGAGTACGACTACTACCCGCCCACTCAGCTCGACGCGACGCTTCAGGTGAAGTCCATCGACGGGCTCTATTTCGCCGGCCAGATCAACGGAACCACCGGGTACGAGGAAGCCGCGGGGCAGGGAGTGGTCGCTGGACTCAACGCTGGCTTGTCCGCACTCGAGAGGGATCCTATAGTCTTCGGCCGCGAGACTTCGTACATCGGCGTTCTCGTAGATGATCTGGTTACCTGCGGTGTAGACGAACCCTACCGCCTCTTCACATCCCGCTCCGAGTTCCGGCTCACCGTCCGCCAGGACAACGCACTCGGCCGCCTAGGACATTTTGGAATCGAGCTCGGACTCTATTCATTAAAGGAGCGCGAGACAATCGACCACCGGCTCGACGAAGAACGATTGATTCGCGAGCTCGCCGAGCAGACGACTATCTCACCGTCGCAGGCGGCGCCGTTGCTGGCTTCAGCGGGAAGCGCCGCCCTCGATCAACCCGTGAGAATCGTGGAGCTCGCCCGCAGGCCCGGCGTTGCACTGAAAGATCTGCTCGATGCCGCGGCAGTGAGCAATGATTTCTCCGCGGAGGCGATTCTCACCGCCGATCTGGAGATCAGGTACCAGGGCTATTTCGAGCGGGAGAGAGAGCAGGCCGAGCGTATGAAGCAGATGGGTGGCTTTCCGCTTTCATCCGATCTCGCGTACGACGGAATGAAGTCGCTCTCTTTCGAGGCACGGCAGAAGCTCGCCACCGTACAGCCGCGCACGCTCGCGCAGGCCGCGCGAATTCCGGGCGTCAGTCCGAGCGATATTCAGAATCTGGTGATCGAAGTGGAGCGGGGAAGACGGAAGCCGGCGACTGTTTGA
- a CDS encoding DMT family transporter has translation MTSPPRSVARATLLVVVSACCFGSLTTIVLLTSRAGLPLAAAMFWRYLLGALTLFVLMKLAPPARITRRQALRLVLIGGLAQATITYLSLLALDYIPVGPLAFLFYTYPAWLAAISAARGKESLTLMRTVALVIAMVGIVVMVGTPSAGSLNPIGVTLALGTAILYALYLPSVASAQEGIPALTATFYLVAGVAASFFIAGLVTGELQVPDTPKLWGYVAMLSLICTVIAFGALMAGLKVLGPVTTGIVATVEPFFTALLGAVFLGDQFGLEVLAGGALIAGAVILLQRQGATPLKQSPASVFPAPLRSPDSEYRSD, from the coding sequence ATGACTTCGCCACCCAGATCCGTTGCAAGAGCGACACTTCTCGTCGTCGTGTCGGCGTGCTGCTTCGGGTCGCTCACTACAATAGTACTGTTGACTTCTCGCGCCGGGCTGCCGCTCGCCGCGGCAATGTTCTGGCGGTATCTGCTGGGCGCGCTGACACTATTCGTTTTGATGAAGCTTGCGCCGCCGGCGCGAATCACCAGGCGACAGGCACTCCGGCTGGTTCTCATCGGAGGGTTGGCGCAGGCGACGATCACCTACCTTTCGCTGCTTGCGCTCGACTACATCCCCGTTGGGCCGCTGGCATTTCTCTTCTATACATATCCTGCGTGGCTCGCTGCGATTTCAGCTGCACGCGGGAAGGAATCGCTCACGTTGATGAGGACCGTTGCGCTCGTCATCGCAATGGTGGGAATCGTCGTGATGGTAGGCACCCCCAGCGCCGGCTCGCTCAACCCGATCGGTGTAACCCTCGCGCTCGGCACTGCCATACTCTACGCGCTGTATCTGCCTTCTGTTGCCAGCGCGCAGGAGGGAATTCCGGCGCTGACGGCGACGTTCTATCTGGTCGCGGGGGTAGCGGCATCGTTCTTCATCGCCGGCTTGGTGACGGGAGAGCTACAGGTGCCTGACACTCCAAAGCTCTGGGGATACGTCGCGATGCTTTCACTCATCTGCACCGTCATCGCATTTGGTGCGCTGATGGCGGGGTTGAAGGTATTGGGCCCCGTTACGACAGGTATCGTCGCGACGGTGGAGCCATTCTTTACCGCACTACTCGGAGCTGTTTTTCTGGGGGATCAGTTCGGGCTCGAAGTGTTAGCGGGCGGAGCACTTATCGCGGGCGCGGTGATTCTCCTACAACGTCAGGGAGCCACGCCGCTCAAACAGTCGCCGGCTTCCGTCTTCCCCGCTCCACTTCGATCACCAGATTCTGAATATCGCTCGGACTGA